The sequence TCAGCTCTCCCTCTCGCTTGTCTCCCAGCAGGACATCTCGCACCACCGCCTGAGCGATCTCACCCAGCACGAGCTGAGCCTGCTGCGCGTCGACCGGGACCAGCAGTTGACCAGCAGCAGCTCCACCTCCAACGAGAAGCCGGCCAAGCCGTCGAGGCTATCGGAGCGGGCCAAGAAGAAGTCCTGGTACAACGTCATCTATCCCAACTACAAGTCGCGGGCCGAGGACTTCAAGAAGCTCTTCAAGGACGTGCCCAACGATGAGCGCCTGATTGTGGGTGAGTCTGGGAGGGATTGACCTCGAAACAGCCCATTACCTTCGTTTTTTACTTAATCAATTGAGTCACATGCAAATTCTGTCTGATAAGGTTGATTTTGTATATCAGTCTCCATTTAATTGCTAAGtgaattcaaaaaaatattattcttAATGAATAACCCATTAATAATTCTAAAGGGTTGTGAGTCACAAATAACAATACAAAAATCAATTCAGGAAATAATGAGcagtaaaaatataattaaaataaaatgttggACTGCATTACTATATTTATTTGATATCATAAAAAATGCAGTCTTAACAAATAGTAAATGTAAtatgaatttaaatattattatagtaaaatagtttttaaaatattaagcgataaaatatgatataaaatgggatatatttatttaaaattcagTCTTGATAAATCCGATTAAAGTTTATGTTTGAGTAATTGTAATAAATgaacatatttttaataataccTAGAGTTGTCTCAGCTAAACGATCTATAAAGTGTAATCAACGATGAGTTCCGGTTAATGTAATAAACCCTAATTGAAGCAATTAACTCAAGCGACTATCTTCTTCCGCAGACTACTCGTGTGCCCTGCAACGCGACATTCTCGTCCAGGGGCGACTGTATGTGTCACAGAACTACGTCTGCTTCCATGCGAACATCTTCAGCTGGGAGACCTATGTGAGCATCAAGTGGAAGGATGTGACGGCCATTACCAAGGAGAAGACGGCCCTGGTGATACCCAATGCCATATCGATAACCAGCGGCAAGGACAAGTACTTCTTTGCCACGTTCACCTCGCGCGACAAGAGCTTCTTGATGCTCTTCCGCGTCTGGCAGAACACGCTGATGAACAAGCCGTTTTCGGCGCAGGAGATTTGGAAGCATGTGCACACCTGCTACGGCGAGGAGCTGGGCCTGACCACCGACGACGAGGACTACATCGATCCCACGCTGGACAACGACAACGAGACGGACTTCGACTTCCACACGGCCATCGATGAGGATTGCCAGTCGCAGCGCCAGTCACAGCAGTCGAATCAATCCAACCAGTCGAATCCCGCGCTTCCCCAGAGCGGCAACAGCAGCGCCAGCAGCGGCGGCGGTGTCCGGGCCTCTGCCCCCCGCAAGTCAAAGACGAAATACTTCTTCAACTCCTCAAAATCCTCGGCCAACGCCTCGGCCAGCGGTTCTGATAACAATAAGACCAGGGAGAGCTCTCGCAAACTGAACAAGAAGATGAAGCAGAATGCCAAGGAGCTGACCCTCAGCTCCGTGAAGCCAACGGAGCTCTCGGTGAGCGTAACCATGAACGCTCCTAgtgccagcagcagcagcactgCCGGCTCCACCACAGCCTCCTCCTCCACCATTGCCAACCAAACGGGCTCTGGCTCCGGATCGGGATCTATATCGGGCTCAAACACTGCTGCGGCCAGCGGCAGTGGCAGCGACAAGAAGGCGCTAGAGAAGAAGGTCAGCACGGTCTCAAACTCTGCTGCCATAGCAGCTGCTACATCCCTGGCTACTGCCGGGCCACCAGCCATGGAGTCCAAGCCGGAAATAAAGCGCAAGATGGGAAAGAACCATCGAAGCCAGCGGGAAGAGGTCAAAAATGCCGAAAATGTGCCCACAGATGTCTCTGATTCTTCTGACTCCGAGGAGAACAATTTGCCGTAGGTTCTACCAAATTATCTATCCTTaaatatgtaataatattatattgaTATTACCTGCTCAGATTTGTGCCCACCACGGAGTGCACCTCAACGCACGAGGGTCGCCAGATCGTCCACACCATTCTGCCCATCAATGTGGACACCTTGTTCAATATGCTGTTCAGCAAGTCAAAATTCATAACCGACTTCCATGCCATGCGCAAGTCAACGGACCTTTCGATGGGCGAGTGGACCAAGAACGAGGAGGGTCTCCAAACGCGCACTGTGAACGTCACTGTTCAATTGGCCGCCTCTGTGGGACCCAAGACCTCAAAGGTGAGTGTGCATCGCCGCCCCTAAAAATGGAATAGAACAAATGAACTGACTGTCAAATGCATATCTATTGATTCCCCTTAGGTAACCGAGTACCAGACGCAGCGGGAGTGCAGCAAACCGGGCGAACTGTATTCCATAGACGTAAACAGTGTTAATGCAGGCATTCCATACGCGGACAGTTTCAGTGTGCTCATACACTTCTGCCTGGCTAGGTGAGTCAGCCAACGCGCTTCTTGATTAGCAGTGCATAGGTGTCATTTTGTCATCACTCTTGAACTTTTCTAATTGGCCACTTGGTTCCCTTTCCTAGAACTGTTGATGATCACACTATGCTGTCGATTCACACCCAGATCAAGTACAAAAAGTCGATCTGGGGCGTTGTTAAGGGCTTCATCGAGAAGAACACGTGGGCGGGAGTGGAGGACTTCTTTGGCGCCCAGTTGCATGCGCTCCAGAGCGAGACCTGCATTCCACCTGCGAAGGGAAAGGGACGCAGGCCCAGGAGAGGTAAGCATCGCGAGTTGAGTCACTGTAACCAATTAACTACAATgcaacaaccacaacaacaagaacaacagaAAATACAGCAACAAAGCAAAGCAATTTCTCTCTAATATTGTAACGAAAATACTACTCAATCAGAACTAAAATTCGATAACTGCCAATGCCAATTGCCATTGCTTCTTCTAACCACACCAAAAACGCACGCATGTCCACAACTAAACATCCAAACATGTAAAGAACCAAAAGAACCAACAACCAGCTACAACCAACATACATCTCAGGCATGAATCAGCAAACCGCCACCTCGACCACATCGACCAACACCATTGCAACAGGTGCTGTCCACACAGCGACCAGTACGGACAATGACAGCATCCAAGAGTCGCGTTATCGTCATTcccatcagcagcagcagcagaatgAGCATCACCAGCATCAGCACCTGCAcatgcaccaccaccaccaccatcaccACGGTAGCCAGCATCAACACCACGATCCCAGGCACTCCcaccaccatcatcatcagccATCGCCTCCGCTTCCCCATCATCACCAGCATCCCCATTGGCATCACCGTAAGGCTATACTTCAGTCCAGCAGAGGTACAGCTTGAGTAAATGGATTCCTTAGACTAGCAATTGCCACAAGGGAACCTACTTATATATAGagaactttaaaataataagaaaattaTCTATTAGTCTGATATAATACAGAATACATAGCTTTAGGATCTGCTTATCTTATCAGGGTTCGCACCTGTAAACTCCGAATGTTCTTTATTAATTAATCTAAATTTATTTTCGGCTTCATTTATATGAGTTTCCTACTTGAACAGGAGTTATAAAGGTTGTCAGCTTATCAGTTAAAGACACTAGGTAGCAgattattttgtttcttatcTAACAAGCGAATGCAGACAAGAAAAATGACACCTGCAGGGAAAGCTAAAAAGTTAGGAGCCATCTCTTTTGAAAGTATATTTTTGTGATGAAGAAAACTCTAGGTAAAGTAGggtttataaatttatttgagGTACTTCCATTTGATAGTTGCAGAGCTAGTATAAGTATAGTTGTAGTAGTATAGTACAGGCATTGTCGATGATTTATGAGCTGTGAGTCTATATAACCAAGTCACCCATCATAAAACAGTTTCACGAATTTCAACCTTCCTTTGGAATGCTTCCTTTTAttaatcaatttattttttcgaCTTGTAATGATTACTTTTGACTGTTTTATCAAGCTTCGATAAGGTTTCGTCATGTTTTCTTCATTCAACTTTTGTTAGCTAGCGCTCTTTCATAAGTTTTTGATAATTCCTAGGGAAAGTTTCAGCTAATTCGGATAAAAATgcttaaatttttgtataaaaaaatgtttactaaATTTTTTGTTAGAATTTTTTTCCCTGGAAAGAAGTTTTCCTTTTCTaaaagtttatttactggTAATGGTTTTTTGACCTTGTGACAATTGCTAGCCTCTCATAAACATAACCCATTTGCTTTTTTATTTCAGTTTATTTTGATTACTAGCTATATTTTGTTGTATTCTTAATGTTGTGTTTCTGTTGCCAGCACCAAATCTTGCTTAtgtttatttcgattttttcgtTCGAATGGTTTGATTTCTAACCGTGCCATATGCCATTCCTCTCGACGCTCGTCCCCGTCTCTCCGCAGGTACCGCCACCCAGATTCGTCCACTGGAGGAGGCAGTCGGTGCGGCCCCAGTCGGTGACTCCCTAGAGGCGCAAATGCTTTCCCCCGGAGGCGTTCCATCGGCGGCAGTCGGCGCCGCCTCGGGTCATCCGCTGCTGCTCGAGGGCGgcaagcagcagcagctccaccaccagcagcagatgcaccaccaccacctgcAGCCGCAcaagcagcagcaccaccaccaccaacagcagcagcagttgcaCCTGGGCGGCGGCGACGGTCAGGCCTTGGCGACGGGTCACCTCGGTTCACAGGGTCACAG is a genomic window of Drosophila suzukii chromosome 2L, CBGP_Dsuzu_IsoJpt1.0, whole genome shotgun sequence containing:
- the GramD1B gene encoding serine-rich adhesin for platelets isoform X2; amino-acid sequence: MHFVTQQRAQQQHHKSSASSSSSSLASSSSCSGSGSGSGSGSGLGLGSGSRFVALRKSSSQGALPKSLSTAHSFFHRPSQGKHKRTSSLNAPPMIKDSDITNPTTSSVTITATTAESSSSSNANMIPETTQPDQLQSQSQIQTQSQLQLQSQSQSQSPQSQCPQAQDNPETDPQQQSQPEEEAKQADAAGSNNGGERRDSITEEITITSTTNSSLSNKLLTIQEAAGSLEQSSVSISTSSNQNASTTAGGSPPTVGAAPGANESNGSNLSLNQTATSTSPGSSSSAANTAASGATPSINIVSSDSSRDQPPQQSQSVESNGFTAPGDSPSSRKSSTSSKGKASQAKLSTSSSGRDEDISHHRLSDLTQHELSLLRVDRDQQLTSSSSTSNEKPAKPSRLSERAKKKSWYNVIYPNYKSRAEDFKKLFKDVPNDERLIVDYSCALQRDILVQGRLYVSQNYVCFHANIFSWETYVSIKWKDVTAITKEKTALVIPNAISITSGKDKYFFATFTSRDKSFLMLFRVWQNTLMNKPFSAQEIWKHVHTCYGEELGLTTDDEDYIDPTLDNDNETDFDFHTAIDEDCQSQRQSQQSNQSNQSNPALPQSGNSSASSGGGVRASAPRKSKTKYFFNSSKSSANASASGSDNNKTRESSRKLNKKMKQNAKELTLSSVKPTELSVSVTMNAPSASSSSTAGSTTASSSTIANQTGSGSGSGSISGSNTAAASGSGSDKKALEKKVSTVSNSAAIAAATSLATAGPPAMESKPEIKRKMGKNHRSQREEVKNAENVPTDVSDSSDSEENNLPFVPTTECTSTHEGRQIVHTILPINVDTLFNMLFSKSKFITDFHAMRKSTDLSMGEWTKNEEGLQTRTVNVTVQLAASVGPKTSKVTEYQTQRECSKPGELYSIDVNSVNAGIPYADSFSVLIHFCLARTVDDHTMLSIHTQIKYKKSIWGVVKGFIEKNTWAGVEDFFGAQLHALQSETCIPPAKGKGRRPRRGMNQQTATSTTSTNTIATGAVHTATSTDNDSIQESRYRHSHQQQQQNEHHQHQHLHMHHHHHHHHGSQHQHHDPRHSHHHHHQPSPPLPHHHQHPHWHHRKAILQSSRGTATQIRPLEEAVGAAPVGDSLEAQMLSPGGVPSAAVGAASGHPLLLEGGKQQQLHHQQQMHHHHLQPHKQQHHHHQQQQQLHLGGGDGQALATGHLGSQGHRLRHKGLWLLVILLLCLMLALNVILLLKLWKLEDRIDVDLSRRARLPNLGALSELPSTNQEWLELLRDQEMAHENELHKWQQVLQTAIELLKKVSIVCEKIYNDGQLRQSIEAMSMAVHTEF
- the GramD1B gene encoding protein Aster-B isoform X8, with amino-acid sequence MHFVTQQRAQQQHHKSSASSSSSSLASSSSCSGSGSGSGSGSGLGLGSGSRFVALRKSSSQGALPKSLSTAHSFFHRPSQGKHKRTSSLNAPPMRDSITEEITITSTTNSSLSNKLLTIQEAAGSLEQSSVSISTSSNQNASTTAGGSPPTVGAAPGANESNGSNLSLNQTATSTSPGSSSSAANTAASGATPSINIVSSDSSRDQPPQQSQSVESNGFTAPGDSPSSRKSSTSSKGKASQAKLSTSSSGRDEDISHHRLSDLTQHELSLLRVDRDQQLTSSSSTSNEKPAKPSRLSERAKKKSWYNVIYPNYKSRAEDFKKLFKDVPNDERLIVDYSCALQRDILVQGRLYVSQNYVCFHANIFSWETYVSIKWKDVTAITKEKTALVIPNAISITSGKDKYFFATFTSRDKSFLMLFRVWQNTLMNKPFSAQEIWKHVHTCYGEELGLTTDDEDYIDPTLDNDNETDFDFHTAIDEDCQSQRQSQQSNQSNQSNPALPQSGNSSASSGGGVRASAPRKSKTKYFFNSSKSSANASASGSDNNKTRESSRKLNKKMKQNAKELTLSSVKPTELSVSVTMNAPSASSSSTAGSTTASSSTIANQTGSGSGSGSISGSNTAAASGSGSDKKALEKKVSTVSNSAAIAAATSLATAGPPAMESKPEIKRKMGKNHRSQREEVKNAENVPTDVSDSSDSEENNLPFVPTTECTSTHEGRQIVHTILPINVDTLFNMLFSKSKFITDFHAMRKSTDLSMGEWTKNEEGLQTRTVNVTVQLAASVGPKTSKVTEYQTQRECSKPGELYSIDVNSVNAGIPYADSFSVLIHFCLARTVDDHTMLSIHTQIKYKKSIWGVVKGFIEKNTWAGVEDFFGAQLHALQSETCIPPAKGKGRRPRRGMNQQTATSTTSTNTIATGAVHTATSTDNDSIQESRYRHSHQQQQQNEHHQHQHLHMHHHHHHHHGSQHQHHDPRHSHHHHHQPSPPLPHHHQHPHWHHRKAILQSSRGTATQIRPLEEAVGAAPVGDSLEAQMLSPGGVPSAAVGAASGHPLLLEGGKQQQLHHQQQMHHHHLQPHKQQHHHHQQQQQLHLGGGDGQALATGHLGSQGHRLRHKGLWLLVILLLCLMLALNVILLLKLWKLEDRIDVDLSRRARLPNLGALSELPSTNQEWLELLRDQEMAHENELHKWQQVLQTAIELLKKVSIVCEKIYNDGQLRQSIEAMSMAVHTEF